The following are from one region of the Girardinichthys multiradiatus isolate DD_20200921_A chromosome 9, DD_fGirMul_XY1, whole genome shotgun sequence genome:
- the bcl6aa gene encoding BCL6A transcription repressor a isoform X4: MMPHTFQQKKAQQMFLLCQGVKDGESMVWNHHKQGFQELDKMACAADSCIQFTRHASDVLLNLNRLRSRDILTDVTILVNRQQFRAHKTVLMACSGLFYTIFTDSHKCNLSAISLDPKVDPEGFAILLEFMYTSRLTLKESLIMSIMNTAIYLQMDHVVDTCHRFIKSSDPTSKLPRDEFLVSPLVLPQDVHAYRPHDVVDSLHSRLAPFRDGRPYGTNMFSSVSTPSNYHLYGQFPMPGFPFPLCKLADTKNAFADLSKSGIHHKHCPPHDSTNGIRADYARALATGSSGIIHSTTFASREIGRDDEMRKEGHEGQPIGLSSRKRAFPVLTLEHQKDSSKDHASQAEDDLIHQHYPLGISSAGRKSLMSSPQSPLKSDCQPNSPTESSSSKNASLSHIGAGQAMQGTPDPKARNWKKYKFIVLNQSAKEDEAGLRDPGFRSPQRLGKQPYIHPGDSESLDVQTTSKNSDHSEDLPVPQASRLNNIINSALEGSLRNGDGPPHYLNRLGCSTCGSQSPQHSNVCPNNPRSRLSEDMAELHSEYSDSSCENGTFFCNECDSKFADDESLKQHMLQVHSDKPYKCDRCQAAFRYKGNLASHKTVHTGEKPYRCNICGAQFNRPANLKTHTRIHSGEKPYKCETCGARFVQVAHLRAHVLIHTGEKPYPCEICGTRFRHLQTLKSHLRIHTGEKPYHCEKCNLHFRHKSQLRLHLRQKHGAITNTKIQYRMSTAEMPTDLTKAC, from the exons ATGATGCCAcacaccttccagcagaaaaaaG CCCAGCAAATGTTCCTCCTTTGCCAGGGAGTGAAAGACGGCGAATCCATGGTTTGGAATCACCACAAACAAGGCTTCCAAG AACTTGACAAAATGGCTTGCGCAGCAGACAGCTGCATACAGTTTACGCGCCACGCTAGTGATGTCCTTCTCAACCTGAACCGGCTGCGCAGCAGGGACATCCTCACTGATGTTACCATCCTGGTCAACAGACAGCAGTTTCGTGCACACAAGACTGTTCTCATGGCTTGCAG TGGGCTGTTTTACACTATCTTTACTGACTCCCACAAGTGCAACCTTAGTGCCATCAGTCTGGACCCAAAGGTGGACCCTGAGGGCTTTGCCATCTTGCTGGAGTTCATGTACACTTCTCGTCTCACACTAAAGGAAAGTCTCATCATGTCCATCATGAATACTGCCATCTATTTGCAGATGGACCATGTTGTGGACACTTGCCACAGATTTATCAAATCCAG TGATCCGACATCCAAGCTGCCCAGAGATGAGTTTTTGGTCAGTCCCTTGGTGTTGCCCCAGGACGTCCATGCCTATCGGCCCCATGATGTTGTTGACAGTTTGCACAGCCGTTTGGCTCCATTCAGGGACGGACGGCCCTACGGCACAAACATGTTCAGCAGTGTCAGCACCCCCAGTAACTACCACCTCTATGGGCAGTTTCCCATGCCGGGATTCCCTTTCCCACTCTGCAAGCTGGCTGATACCAAAAATGCTTTTGCCGACCTCTCAAAGAGTGGGATCCACCACAAACACTGTCCTCCACATGACAGCACCAACGGAATCAGGGCAGACTACGCCAGGGCACTTGCAACCGGCTCCTCTGGCATTATTCACTCTACCACCTTCGCTTCCAGGGAGATCGGCAGAGACGACGAGATGAGGAAGGAGGGCCATGAGGGCCAACCCATCGGCCTCAGCTCCAGGAAGCGTGCGTTCCCTGTGTTGACCCTTGAGCACCAGAAAGACTCGAGCAAAGACCATGCTTCGCAGGCAGAGGACGACCTCATCCATCAACATTATCCTTTGGGGATCTCCTCTGCTGGGCGCAAGAGTCTCATGAGCAGCCCGCAGAGCCCCCTCAAATCAGACTGCCAGCCCAACTCCCCGACAGAGTCCAGCAGCAGCAAGAACGCCAGCCTCTCCCACATTGGTGCAGGGCAAGCTATGCAGGGTACGCCAGACCCAAAGGCTCGCAACTGGAAGAAGTACAAGTTCATTGTGCTGAACCAGAGCGCAAAAGAGGACGAGGCAGGGCTGAGGGATCCCGGATTTCGGTCCCCCCAGCGCCTCGGCAAACAGCCCTACATTCACCCTGGTGACTCTGAGAGCCTCGACGTTCAAACCACCAGTAAGAACAGCGATCACAGCGAGGACCTACCTGTGCCACAGGCCAGCCGTCTCAACAACATCATTAACAG tgcTCTTGAGGGGTCACTGAGGAACGGTGACGGCCCTCCCCACTACCTGAACCGTCTCGGCTGCTCCACCTGCGGCTCCCAGTCTCCCCAGCACTCCAACGTCTGTCCCAACAACCCCAGGTCACGCCTCTCTGAAGACATGGCAGAGCTGCACTCAGAATATTCCGACTCCAGTTGTG AAAATGGTACATTCTTCTGTAATGAGTGCGACTCCAAGTTTGCCGATGACGAATCTCTGAAACAGCACATGCTCCAAGTCCACAGCGACAAGCCATACAAGTGtgaccgctgccaggctgcgttCCGGTACAAGGGTAACCTCGCCAGCCACAAGACTGTCCACACTG GAGAGAAGCCGTACCGCTGTAATATCTGTGGTGCTCAGTTTAACAGACCAGCAAACCTCAAGACTCACACTCGCATCCACTCAGGAGAGAAGCCATACAAATGTGAGACGTGTGGAGCTCGTTTTGTACAG GTTGCTCATCTACGTGCCCACGTATTGATCCATACCGGTGAGAAGCCATACCCATGTGAGATCTGCGGCACACGCTTCCGTCACCTGCAGACGCTGAAGAGCCACCTGCGCATCCACACGGGAGAGAAGCCCTACCAT TGTGAAAAATGCAACTTGCACTTCCGCCACAAGAGCCAGCTGCGGCTGCATCTCCGACAGAAGCACGGCGCCATCACCAACACCAAGATCCAGTACCGCATGTCCACAGCAGAAATGCCGACTGACCTGACAAAGGCATGCTAA
- the bcl6aa gene encoding BCL6A transcription repressor a isoform X3, translated as MMPHTFQQKKAQQMFLLCQGVKDGESMVWNHHKQGFQAELDKMACAADSCIQFTRHASDVLLNLNRLRSRDILTDVTILVNRQQFRAHKTVLMACSGLFYTIFTDSHKCNLSAISLDPKVDPEGFAILLEFMYTSRLTLKESLIMSIMNTAIYLQMDHVVDTCHRFIKSSDPTSKLPRDEFLVSPLVLPQDVHAYRPHDVVDSLHSRLAPFRDGRPYGTNMFSSVSTPSNYHLYGQFPMPGFPFPLCKLADTKNAFADLSKSGIHHKHCPPHDSTNGIRADYARALATGSSGIIHSTTFASREIGRDDEMRKEGHEGQPIGLSSRKRAFPVLTLEHQKDSSKDHASQAEDDLIHQHYPLGISSAGRKSLMSSPQSPLKSDCQPNSPTESSSSKNASLSHIGAGQAMQGTPDPKARNWKKYKFIVLNQSAKEDEAGLRDPGFRSPQRLGKQPYIHPGDSESLDVQTTSKNSDHSEDLPVPQASRLNNIINSALEGSLRNGDGPPHYLNRLGCSTCGSQSPQHSNVCPNNPRSRLSEDMAELHSEYSDSSCENGTFFCNECDSKFADDESLKQHMLQVHSDKPYKCDRCQAAFRYKGNLASHKTVHTGEKPYRCNICGAQFNRPANLKTHTRIHSGEKPYKCETCGARFVQVAHLRAHVLIHTGEKPYPCEICGTRFRHLQTLKSHLRIHTGEKPYHCEKCNLHFRHKSQLRLHLRQKHGAITNTKIQYRMSTAEMPTDLTKAC; from the exons ATGATGCCAcacaccttccagcagaaaaaaG CCCAGCAAATGTTCCTCCTTTGCCAGGGAGTGAAAGACGGCGAATCCATGGTTTGGAATCACCACAAACAAGGCTTCCAAG CAGAACTTGACAAAATGGCTTGCGCAGCAGACAGCTGCATACAGTTTACGCGCCACGCTAGTGATGTCCTTCTCAACCTGAACCGGCTGCGCAGCAGGGACATCCTCACTGATGTTACCATCCTGGTCAACAGACAGCAGTTTCGTGCACACAAGACTGTTCTCATGGCTTGCAG TGGGCTGTTTTACACTATCTTTACTGACTCCCACAAGTGCAACCTTAGTGCCATCAGTCTGGACCCAAAGGTGGACCCTGAGGGCTTTGCCATCTTGCTGGAGTTCATGTACACTTCTCGTCTCACACTAAAGGAAAGTCTCATCATGTCCATCATGAATACTGCCATCTATTTGCAGATGGACCATGTTGTGGACACTTGCCACAGATTTATCAAATCCAG TGATCCGACATCCAAGCTGCCCAGAGATGAGTTTTTGGTCAGTCCCTTGGTGTTGCCCCAGGACGTCCATGCCTATCGGCCCCATGATGTTGTTGACAGTTTGCACAGCCGTTTGGCTCCATTCAGGGACGGACGGCCCTACGGCACAAACATGTTCAGCAGTGTCAGCACCCCCAGTAACTACCACCTCTATGGGCAGTTTCCCATGCCGGGATTCCCTTTCCCACTCTGCAAGCTGGCTGATACCAAAAATGCTTTTGCCGACCTCTCAAAGAGTGGGATCCACCACAAACACTGTCCTCCACATGACAGCACCAACGGAATCAGGGCAGACTACGCCAGGGCACTTGCAACCGGCTCCTCTGGCATTATTCACTCTACCACCTTCGCTTCCAGGGAGATCGGCAGAGACGACGAGATGAGGAAGGAGGGCCATGAGGGCCAACCCATCGGCCTCAGCTCCAGGAAGCGTGCGTTCCCTGTGTTGACCCTTGAGCACCAGAAAGACTCGAGCAAAGACCATGCTTCGCAGGCAGAGGACGACCTCATCCATCAACATTATCCTTTGGGGATCTCCTCTGCTGGGCGCAAGAGTCTCATGAGCAGCCCGCAGAGCCCCCTCAAATCAGACTGCCAGCCCAACTCCCCGACAGAGTCCAGCAGCAGCAAGAACGCCAGCCTCTCCCACATTGGTGCAGGGCAAGCTATGCAGGGTACGCCAGACCCAAAGGCTCGCAACTGGAAGAAGTACAAGTTCATTGTGCTGAACCAGAGCGCAAAAGAGGACGAGGCAGGGCTGAGGGATCCCGGATTTCGGTCCCCCCAGCGCCTCGGCAAACAGCCCTACATTCACCCTGGTGACTCTGAGAGCCTCGACGTTCAAACCACCAGTAAGAACAGCGATCACAGCGAGGACCTACCTGTGCCACAGGCCAGCCGTCTCAACAACATCATTAACAG tgcTCTTGAGGGGTCACTGAGGAACGGTGACGGCCCTCCCCACTACCTGAACCGTCTCGGCTGCTCCACCTGCGGCTCCCAGTCTCCCCAGCACTCCAACGTCTGTCCCAACAACCCCAGGTCACGCCTCTCTGAAGACATGGCAGAGCTGCACTCAGAATATTCCGACTCCAGTTGTG AAAATGGTACATTCTTCTGTAATGAGTGCGACTCCAAGTTTGCCGATGACGAATCTCTGAAACAGCACATGCTCCAAGTCCACAGCGACAAGCCATACAAGTGtgaccgctgccaggctgcgttCCGGTACAAGGGTAACCTCGCCAGCCACAAGACTGTCCACACTG GAGAGAAGCCGTACCGCTGTAATATCTGTGGTGCTCAGTTTAACAGACCAGCAAACCTCAAGACTCACACTCGCATCCACTCAGGAGAGAAGCCATACAAATGTGAGACGTGTGGAGCTCGTTTTGTACAG GTTGCTCATCTACGTGCCCACGTATTGATCCATACCGGTGAGAAGCCATACCCATGTGAGATCTGCGGCACACGCTTCCGTCACCTGCAGACGCTGAAGAGCCACCTGCGCATCCACACGGGAGAGAAGCCCTACCAT TGTGAAAAATGCAACTTGCACTTCCGCCACAAGAGCCAGCTGCGGCTGCATCTCCGACAGAAGCACGGCGCCATCACCAACACCAAGATCCAGTACCGCATGTCCACAGCAGAAATGCCGACTGACCTGACAAAGGCATGCTAA
- the bcl6aa gene encoding BCL6A transcription repressor a isoform X1 has product MAFYGLNDHCLKQSYIINWIFILYSQAQQMFLLCQGVKDGESMVWNHHKQGFQAELDKMACAADSCIQFTRHASDVLLNLNRLRSRDILTDVTILVNRQQFRAHKTVLMACSGLFYTIFTDSHKCNLSAISLDPKVDPEGFAILLEFMYTSRLTLKESLIMSIMNTAIYLQMDHVVDTCHRFIKSSDPTSKLPRDEFLVSPLVLPQDVHAYRPHDVVDSLHSRLAPFRDGRPYGTNMFSSVSTPSNYHLYGQFPMPGFPFPLCKLADTKNAFADLSKSGIHHKHCPPHDSTNGIRADYARALATGSSGIIHSTTFASREIGRDDEMRKEGHEGQPIGLSSRKRAFPVLTLEHQKDSSKDHASQAEDDLIHQHYPLGISSAGRKSLMSSPQSPLKSDCQPNSPTESSSSKNASLSHIGAGQAMQGTPDPKARNWKKYKFIVLNQSAKEDEAGLRDPGFRSPQRLGKQPYIHPGDSESLDVQTTSKNSDHSEDLPVPQASRLNNIINSALEGSLRNGDGPPHYLNRLGCSTCGSQSPQHSNVCPNNPRSRLSEDMAELHSEYSDSSCENGTFFCNECDSKFADDESLKQHMLQVHSDKPYKCDRCQAAFRYKGNLASHKTVHTGEKPYRCNICGAQFNRPANLKTHTRIHSGEKPYKCETCGARFVQVAHLRAHVLIHTGEKPYPCEICGTRFRHLQTLKSHLRIHTGEKPYHCEKCNLHFRHKSQLRLHLRQKHGAITNTKIQYRMSTAEMPTDLTKAC; this is encoded by the exons ATGGCTTTTTATGGCTTAAATGatcactgtttaaagcagtCCTATATAATcaactggatttttattttgtactccCAAGCCCAGCAAATGTTCCTCCTTTGCCAGGGAGTGAAAGACGGCGAATCCATGGTTTGGAATCACCACAAACAAGGCTTCCAAG CAGAACTTGACAAAATGGCTTGCGCAGCAGACAGCTGCATACAGTTTACGCGCCACGCTAGTGATGTCCTTCTCAACCTGAACCGGCTGCGCAGCAGGGACATCCTCACTGATGTTACCATCCTGGTCAACAGACAGCAGTTTCGTGCACACAAGACTGTTCTCATGGCTTGCAG TGGGCTGTTTTACACTATCTTTACTGACTCCCACAAGTGCAACCTTAGTGCCATCAGTCTGGACCCAAAGGTGGACCCTGAGGGCTTTGCCATCTTGCTGGAGTTCATGTACACTTCTCGTCTCACACTAAAGGAAAGTCTCATCATGTCCATCATGAATACTGCCATCTATTTGCAGATGGACCATGTTGTGGACACTTGCCACAGATTTATCAAATCCAG TGATCCGACATCCAAGCTGCCCAGAGATGAGTTTTTGGTCAGTCCCTTGGTGTTGCCCCAGGACGTCCATGCCTATCGGCCCCATGATGTTGTTGACAGTTTGCACAGCCGTTTGGCTCCATTCAGGGACGGACGGCCCTACGGCACAAACATGTTCAGCAGTGTCAGCACCCCCAGTAACTACCACCTCTATGGGCAGTTTCCCATGCCGGGATTCCCTTTCCCACTCTGCAAGCTGGCTGATACCAAAAATGCTTTTGCCGACCTCTCAAAGAGTGGGATCCACCACAAACACTGTCCTCCACATGACAGCACCAACGGAATCAGGGCAGACTACGCCAGGGCACTTGCAACCGGCTCCTCTGGCATTATTCACTCTACCACCTTCGCTTCCAGGGAGATCGGCAGAGACGACGAGATGAGGAAGGAGGGCCATGAGGGCCAACCCATCGGCCTCAGCTCCAGGAAGCGTGCGTTCCCTGTGTTGACCCTTGAGCACCAGAAAGACTCGAGCAAAGACCATGCTTCGCAGGCAGAGGACGACCTCATCCATCAACATTATCCTTTGGGGATCTCCTCTGCTGGGCGCAAGAGTCTCATGAGCAGCCCGCAGAGCCCCCTCAAATCAGACTGCCAGCCCAACTCCCCGACAGAGTCCAGCAGCAGCAAGAACGCCAGCCTCTCCCACATTGGTGCAGGGCAAGCTATGCAGGGTACGCCAGACCCAAAGGCTCGCAACTGGAAGAAGTACAAGTTCATTGTGCTGAACCAGAGCGCAAAAGAGGACGAGGCAGGGCTGAGGGATCCCGGATTTCGGTCCCCCCAGCGCCTCGGCAAACAGCCCTACATTCACCCTGGTGACTCTGAGAGCCTCGACGTTCAAACCACCAGTAAGAACAGCGATCACAGCGAGGACCTACCTGTGCCACAGGCCAGCCGTCTCAACAACATCATTAACAG tgcTCTTGAGGGGTCACTGAGGAACGGTGACGGCCCTCCCCACTACCTGAACCGTCTCGGCTGCTCCACCTGCGGCTCCCAGTCTCCCCAGCACTCCAACGTCTGTCCCAACAACCCCAGGTCACGCCTCTCTGAAGACATGGCAGAGCTGCACTCAGAATATTCCGACTCCAGTTGTG AAAATGGTACATTCTTCTGTAATGAGTGCGACTCCAAGTTTGCCGATGACGAATCTCTGAAACAGCACATGCTCCAAGTCCACAGCGACAAGCCATACAAGTGtgaccgctgccaggctgcgttCCGGTACAAGGGTAACCTCGCCAGCCACAAGACTGTCCACACTG GAGAGAAGCCGTACCGCTGTAATATCTGTGGTGCTCAGTTTAACAGACCAGCAAACCTCAAGACTCACACTCGCATCCACTCAGGAGAGAAGCCATACAAATGTGAGACGTGTGGAGCTCGTTTTGTACAG GTTGCTCATCTACGTGCCCACGTATTGATCCATACCGGTGAGAAGCCATACCCATGTGAGATCTGCGGCACACGCTTCCGTCACCTGCAGACGCTGAAGAGCCACCTGCGCATCCACACGGGAGAGAAGCCCTACCAT TGTGAAAAATGCAACTTGCACTTCCGCCACAAGAGCCAGCTGCGGCTGCATCTCCGACAGAAGCACGGCGCCATCACCAACACCAAGATCCAGTACCGCATGTCCACAGCAGAAATGCCGACTGACCTGACAAAGGCATGCTAA
- the bcl6aa gene encoding BCL6A transcription repressor a isoform X2, translated as MAFYGLNDHCLKQSYIINWIFILYSQAQQMFLLCQGVKDGESMVWNHHKQGFQELDKMACAADSCIQFTRHASDVLLNLNRLRSRDILTDVTILVNRQQFRAHKTVLMACSGLFYTIFTDSHKCNLSAISLDPKVDPEGFAILLEFMYTSRLTLKESLIMSIMNTAIYLQMDHVVDTCHRFIKSSDPTSKLPRDEFLVSPLVLPQDVHAYRPHDVVDSLHSRLAPFRDGRPYGTNMFSSVSTPSNYHLYGQFPMPGFPFPLCKLADTKNAFADLSKSGIHHKHCPPHDSTNGIRADYARALATGSSGIIHSTTFASREIGRDDEMRKEGHEGQPIGLSSRKRAFPVLTLEHQKDSSKDHASQAEDDLIHQHYPLGISSAGRKSLMSSPQSPLKSDCQPNSPTESSSSKNASLSHIGAGQAMQGTPDPKARNWKKYKFIVLNQSAKEDEAGLRDPGFRSPQRLGKQPYIHPGDSESLDVQTTSKNSDHSEDLPVPQASRLNNIINSALEGSLRNGDGPPHYLNRLGCSTCGSQSPQHSNVCPNNPRSRLSEDMAELHSEYSDSSCENGTFFCNECDSKFADDESLKQHMLQVHSDKPYKCDRCQAAFRYKGNLASHKTVHTGEKPYRCNICGAQFNRPANLKTHTRIHSGEKPYKCETCGARFVQVAHLRAHVLIHTGEKPYPCEICGTRFRHLQTLKSHLRIHTGEKPYHCEKCNLHFRHKSQLRLHLRQKHGAITNTKIQYRMSTAEMPTDLTKAC; from the exons ATGGCTTTTTATGGCTTAAATGatcactgtttaaagcagtCCTATATAATcaactggatttttattttgtactccCAAGCCCAGCAAATGTTCCTCCTTTGCCAGGGAGTGAAAGACGGCGAATCCATGGTTTGGAATCACCACAAACAAGGCTTCCAAG AACTTGACAAAATGGCTTGCGCAGCAGACAGCTGCATACAGTTTACGCGCCACGCTAGTGATGTCCTTCTCAACCTGAACCGGCTGCGCAGCAGGGACATCCTCACTGATGTTACCATCCTGGTCAACAGACAGCAGTTTCGTGCACACAAGACTGTTCTCATGGCTTGCAG TGGGCTGTTTTACACTATCTTTACTGACTCCCACAAGTGCAACCTTAGTGCCATCAGTCTGGACCCAAAGGTGGACCCTGAGGGCTTTGCCATCTTGCTGGAGTTCATGTACACTTCTCGTCTCACACTAAAGGAAAGTCTCATCATGTCCATCATGAATACTGCCATCTATTTGCAGATGGACCATGTTGTGGACACTTGCCACAGATTTATCAAATCCAG TGATCCGACATCCAAGCTGCCCAGAGATGAGTTTTTGGTCAGTCCCTTGGTGTTGCCCCAGGACGTCCATGCCTATCGGCCCCATGATGTTGTTGACAGTTTGCACAGCCGTTTGGCTCCATTCAGGGACGGACGGCCCTACGGCACAAACATGTTCAGCAGTGTCAGCACCCCCAGTAACTACCACCTCTATGGGCAGTTTCCCATGCCGGGATTCCCTTTCCCACTCTGCAAGCTGGCTGATACCAAAAATGCTTTTGCCGACCTCTCAAAGAGTGGGATCCACCACAAACACTGTCCTCCACATGACAGCACCAACGGAATCAGGGCAGACTACGCCAGGGCACTTGCAACCGGCTCCTCTGGCATTATTCACTCTACCACCTTCGCTTCCAGGGAGATCGGCAGAGACGACGAGATGAGGAAGGAGGGCCATGAGGGCCAACCCATCGGCCTCAGCTCCAGGAAGCGTGCGTTCCCTGTGTTGACCCTTGAGCACCAGAAAGACTCGAGCAAAGACCATGCTTCGCAGGCAGAGGACGACCTCATCCATCAACATTATCCTTTGGGGATCTCCTCTGCTGGGCGCAAGAGTCTCATGAGCAGCCCGCAGAGCCCCCTCAAATCAGACTGCCAGCCCAACTCCCCGACAGAGTCCAGCAGCAGCAAGAACGCCAGCCTCTCCCACATTGGTGCAGGGCAAGCTATGCAGGGTACGCCAGACCCAAAGGCTCGCAACTGGAAGAAGTACAAGTTCATTGTGCTGAACCAGAGCGCAAAAGAGGACGAGGCAGGGCTGAGGGATCCCGGATTTCGGTCCCCCCAGCGCCTCGGCAAACAGCCCTACATTCACCCTGGTGACTCTGAGAGCCTCGACGTTCAAACCACCAGTAAGAACAGCGATCACAGCGAGGACCTACCTGTGCCACAGGCCAGCCGTCTCAACAACATCATTAACAG tgcTCTTGAGGGGTCACTGAGGAACGGTGACGGCCCTCCCCACTACCTGAACCGTCTCGGCTGCTCCACCTGCGGCTCCCAGTCTCCCCAGCACTCCAACGTCTGTCCCAACAACCCCAGGTCACGCCTCTCTGAAGACATGGCAGAGCTGCACTCAGAATATTCCGACTCCAGTTGTG AAAATGGTACATTCTTCTGTAATGAGTGCGACTCCAAGTTTGCCGATGACGAATCTCTGAAACAGCACATGCTCCAAGTCCACAGCGACAAGCCATACAAGTGtgaccgctgccaggctgcgttCCGGTACAAGGGTAACCTCGCCAGCCACAAGACTGTCCACACTG GAGAGAAGCCGTACCGCTGTAATATCTGTGGTGCTCAGTTTAACAGACCAGCAAACCTCAAGACTCACACTCGCATCCACTCAGGAGAGAAGCCATACAAATGTGAGACGTGTGGAGCTCGTTTTGTACAG GTTGCTCATCTACGTGCCCACGTATTGATCCATACCGGTGAGAAGCCATACCCATGTGAGATCTGCGGCACACGCTTCCGTCACCTGCAGACGCTGAAGAGCCACCTGCGCATCCACACGGGAGAGAAGCCCTACCAT TGTGAAAAATGCAACTTGCACTTCCGCCACAAGAGCCAGCTGCGGCTGCATCTCCGACAGAAGCACGGCGCCATCACCAACACCAAGATCCAGTACCGCATGTCCACAGCAGAAATGCCGACTGACCTGACAAAGGCATGCTAA